A genomic window from Flavobacterium johnsoniae includes:
- a CDS encoding YegP family protein — MGKFVITTRTNGEFQFNLKAGNGQTILTSEGYTTKAACNNGIESVKKNAPDDDRYDRLESKSGKPYFNLKAGNGQIIGSSEMYESTSARENGIESVKKNAPDATIDDQTA; from the coding sequence ATGGGAAAATTTGTAATTACTACTAGAACCAATGGAGAGTTTCAGTTCAATTTGAAAGCTGGTAACGGCCAGACAATTTTAACAAGCGAAGGCTATACAACAAAGGCGGCTTGCAATAACGGAATCGAATCAGTTAAAAAAAATGCACCCGACGATGATCGTTATGATAGATTAGAATCTAAAAGTGGTAAGCCTTATTTTAATTTAAAAGCTGGAAACGGACAAATTATTGGCTCAAGCGAAATGTACGAAAGCACTTCTGCAAGAGAAAACGGAATTGAATCTGTTAAGAAAAATGCTCCAGATGCAACAATTGATGATCAAACGGCTTAA
- a CDS encoding LutC/YkgG family protein: MSSKGEILKRIKANQPELVSELPDLNLLGSEQFDVLETYKTVLKGIGGDPVEVANYDEIINYIKSNYNLEKRLITTLPELSEIASLDWKAVDPHSLQDVELTVVKAHFGVAENSGLWVTDDILGQRVAPFIAQYLAIIVHKKDLIPTMQQAYQRIGNMEYGFGTFIAGPSKTADIEQSLVLGAHGARGLIVFLLD, translated from the coding sequence ATGAGTAGTAAAGGCGAAATTTTAAAAAGAATAAAAGCAAATCAGCCCGAATTGGTTTCAGAACTGCCAGATTTAAATCTTTTAGGTTCAGAACAATTTGATGTTTTAGAAACTTATAAAACGGTTTTAAAAGGAATTGGAGGAGATCCTGTAGAAGTTGCCAATTATGATGAAATTATCAATTACATTAAATCCAATTATAATTTAGAAAAAAGATTAATTACAACACTTCCAGAACTTTCTGAAATTGCTTCTTTAGATTGGAAAGCAGTAGATCCGCATTCGCTTCAAGATGTTGAATTAACGGTTGTAAAAGCACATTTTGGAGTTGCAGAAAACAGCGGACTTTGGGTTACAGATGATATTTTAGGACAACGTGTTGCGCCTTTCATTGCACAATATTTAGCCATTATTGTTCATAAAAAAGATCTTATTCCAACAATGCAGCAAGCGTATCAAAGAATTGGAAACATGGAATATGGTTTTGGAACTTTCATCGCTGGTCCATCAAAAACGGCTGATATTGAGCAGTCATTAGTTCTCGGTGCGCACGGAGCGAGAGGATTAATTGTATTTTTGTTAGATTAA
- a CDS encoding lactate utilization protein B codes for MSSEKIIQHSEAATKFNKDVERVNWHDETLWFVRAKRDKSAHQIADWELLRETASQIKFNVLSNIHDYLVEFEANAQRNGIIVHWAADAKEHNEIVHSIMAKHDVKQMVKSKSMLTEECHLNDYLAEKGIEVIDSDLGEYIVQLRKEPPSHIVLPAIHLKKEDVSETFHEHLGTEKGNFNPQYLTESARHSLRNTFLTRKVALTGVNFAVAETGEFVVCTNEGNADMGAHLADVHIACMGFEKLIPKREHLGVFLRLLARSATGQPITTFSSHFKKPRDGKEMHIVIVDNGRSTQLGREDFRNSLKCIRCGACMNTCPVYRRSGGHSYHNAVAGPIGSILAPNLDMSKNADLPFASTLCGSCTNVCPVKIDIHDQLYKWRQVLVKEGHTPTAKTVAMKTMATVLANPTVFNIAGKSGRFVMKNIPGMVSNKMNKWYDQREMPDVPEQSFREWYKKNSRESKEKGNE; via the coding sequence ATGTCATCAGAAAAAATAATACAGCACAGCGAAGCCGCAACAAAGTTCAATAAAGATGTAGAGCGTGTCAATTGGCATGATGAAACACTTTGGTTTGTTCGTGCTAAAAGAGATAAATCAGCGCATCAAATAGCAGATTGGGAATTGCTTCGCGAAACGGCTTCTCAAATTAAATTTAATGTGCTTTCTAATATTCACGATTATTTAGTTGAATTTGAAGCTAATGCTCAAAGAAACGGCATAATTGTACATTGGGCAGCCGATGCCAAAGAACACAACGAAATTGTACATTCGATCATGGCAAAACATGATGTAAAGCAAATGGTAAAATCCAAATCGATGCTTACAGAAGAATGTCATTTGAACGATTATTTAGCCGAAAAAGGAATAGAAGTAATCGATTCTGATTTAGGAGAATATATCGTTCAGCTTCGTAAAGAACCGCCGAGTCATATTGTACTTCCGGCGATTCACTTAAAGAAAGAAGATGTAAGTGAAACTTTCCACGAACATTTGGGTACAGAAAAAGGAAATTTCAATCCACAGTATTTAACAGAATCAGCTCGTCATAGTTTAAGAAATACTTTCTTGACTCGAAAAGTGGCGTTGACAGGAGTGAATTTTGCTGTTGCAGAAACAGGAGAATTTGTAGTTTGTACGAATGAAGGAAATGCTGATATGGGCGCGCACTTAGCAGACGTTCACATCGCTTGTATGGGATTCGAGAAATTGATTCCGAAAAGAGAACATTTAGGTGTTTTCTTGCGATTATTAGCAAGAAGCGCAACAGGGCAACCGATTACTACTTTTTCAAGTCATTTTAAAAAGCCGAGAGACGGTAAAGAAATGCATATCGTAATTGTAGACAACGGAAGAAGTACTCAATTAGGAAGAGAAGATTTTAGAAACTCATTAAAATGTATTCGCTGTGGCGCGTGCATGAATACCTGCCCAGTTTACAGACGAAGCGGCGGTCACAGTTATCATAATGCGGTTGCTGGACCAATTGGTTCTATTTTGGCGCCGAATTTAGATATGAGCAAAAATGCAGATTTGCCTTTTGCGAGTACGCTTTGCGGTTCATGTACTAATGTTTGTCCAGTAAAAATTGATATTCACGATCAATTGTACAAATGGCGTCAGGTTTTGGTAAAAGAAGGACATACTCCGACAGCTAAAACTGTAGCAATGAAAACGATGGCGACGGTATTGGCAAATCCAACAGTTTTTAATATTGCCGGTAAATCTGGACGATTTGTAATGAAGAATATTCCAGGAATGGTTAGTAATAAAATGAATAAATGGTACGATCAGCGTGAAATGCCAGATGTTCCAGAACAGTCTTTTAGAGAATGGTACAAGAAAAATTCGCGAGAATCTAAAGAAAAAGGAAATGAGTAG
- a CDS encoding (Fe-S)-binding protein, with protein MKIGLFIPCYVDQFYPKVGIATYELLQKLGCDVEFPMGQTCCGQPMANSGYAHLTKGCDANFIANFSGFDYIVCPSGSCVLHVKDHLHDEKQEEKATAIRNTVYELTEFITDVLKIDHIDGRFPFKVGMHVSCHGQRGLKLSQMSELNAPFFSKPEQLLHNIEGLDLVALTRKDECCGFGGTFCVTEEAVSVKMGQDRIKDHESHDVDYITGGDMSCLMHLDGILKRQKSRIKTIHIAEILNSLEN; from the coding sequence ATGAAAATTGGACTTTTTATACCTTGTTATGTCGACCAATTTTATCCAAAAGTAGGAATTGCAACCTACGAATTACTTCAAAAATTAGGTTGTGATGTCGAATTTCCGATGGGACAAACCTGTTGCGGACAACCTATGGCAAATAGCGGTTATGCACATTTAACTAAAGGTTGCGATGCTAATTTCATTGCCAATTTTTCTGGATTTGATTATATAGTTTGTCCTTCTGGAAGTTGTGTTTTGCATGTAAAAGACCATTTGCACGACGAAAAACAAGAAGAGAAGGCAACAGCAATACGAAATACAGTTTATGAACTTACAGAATTTATTACAGACGTTTTAAAAATCGATCATATCGACGGAAGATTTCCGTTTAAAGTGGGAATGCACGTGAGCTGTCACGGTCAACGCGGATTAAAGCTTTCGCAGATGTCTGAATTGAACGCTCCATTTTTTTCTAAACCAGAACAATTATTACACAATATAGAAGGTCTTGATTTAGTTGCTCTTACGAGAAAAGACGAATGTTGTGGTTTTGGCGGAACTTTCTGCGTAACCGAAGAAGCGGTTTCTGTAAAAATGGGACAAGATCGTATTAAAGATCACGAAAGTCATGATGTGGATTATATTACAGGTGGAGATATGTCTTGCTTAATGCATTTGGACGGAATTCTGAAAAGACAAAAAAGCAGAATCAAAACCATTCACATTGCTGAAATATTAAATTCACTCGAAAATTAA
- a CDS encoding FGGY-family carbohydrate kinase → MNVVAIFDIGKTNKKVFLFNENYKIVWEKSVNLEETKDEDGFPCEDIEVLKNWILDRLSEIKELNDYVLKAINFSTYGASFVYIDENGKILTPLYNYLKDYPEELKTQFYEKYKGEKKFAVKTASPVLGSLNSGMQIYRLKEEKPEIFEKVKYCLHLPQFLSFLLTNEAYADITSIGCHTNMWNFKKMKYHKWLKEEGISEKIPPIHFGKDVIMTRENLAVGVGLHDSSSAIIPYTINFTEPFVLLSTGTWSISLNPFNNKPLTFDESQNDCLCYMQYTEKPVKAARLFAGNEHEMQTKRLAEYFNVPVDAYKEVYFDKKIVANLRALNFQIIYPKKYNFDILKECPFQKRDLSHYKDYETAYHQLMLDLVEQQVFSTNLVIHNSPVKKIFVDGGFSKNSIYMNLLAEAFPDVEVYAASMAQASALGAALAIHQNWNPKPIQNDLIDLKFYKH, encoded by the coding sequence ATGAATGTAGTTGCGATTTTTGATATTGGTAAAACAAACAAAAAGGTTTTTTTATTTAACGAAAATTATAAAATTGTCTGGGAGAAATCTGTTAATCTAGAGGAAACCAAAGACGAAGATGGATTTCCGTGTGAAGATATCGAAGTACTTAAAAACTGGATTTTAGACCGATTATCTGAAATAAAAGAGCTTAATGATTATGTTTTAAAAGCAATCAATTTTAGCACTTACGGAGCCAGTTTTGTTTATATTGACGAAAACGGAAAAATTTTAACTCCTCTGTATAATTATTTAAAAGATTATCCAGAGGAATTAAAAACTCAATTCTACGAAAAATACAAAGGAGAAAAAAAGTTTGCTGTAAAAACAGCTTCTCCAGTTTTGGGCAGTTTAAATTCTGGAATGCAGATTTATCGCTTAAAAGAAGAAAAACCTGAAATATTTGAAAAGGTAAAATACTGTCTGCACTTACCTCAGTTTCTAAGTTTTCTTTTAACGAATGAAGCTTACGCGGATATTACGAGTATTGGCTGCCATACCAATATGTGGAATTTCAAAAAAATGAAATACCATAAATGGCTGAAAGAAGAAGGTATTTCAGAAAAAATACCGCCAATTCATTTTGGAAAAGATGTAATTATGACTCGTGAAAATCTTGCCGTTGGAGTTGGTCTTCACGATAGTTCATCGGCAATTATTCCGTACACTATCAATTTTACTGAACCATTTGTCTTGTTGTCTACAGGAACTTGGAGTATTTCTCTAAATCCGTTCAATAATAAACCTTTAACATTTGACGAATCGCAAAACGATTGTCTTTGTTATATGCAATACACCGAAAAACCGGTAAAAGCAGCACGTTTATTTGCAGGAAACGAACATGAAATGCAGACTAAACGTTTGGCTGAGTATTTTAATGTTCCGGTCGACGCGTACAAAGAAGTTTATTTTGACAAGAAAATAGTAGCCAATTTAAGAGCGCTTAATTTTCAAATCATTTATCCTAAAAAGTACAATTTTGATATTTTGAAAGAATGTCCTTTTCAAAAAAGAGACCTTTCTCATTATAAAGATTACGAAACTGCTTATCATCAATTAATGTTGGATTTGGTTGAACAACAGGTTTTTTCTACCAATTTGGTCATTCATAATAGTCCGGTAAAAAAGATTTTTGTAGATGGCGGATTCAGTAAAAATTCCATTTACATGAATTTATTGGCAGAAGCGTTTCCAGATGTAGAGGTTTATGCGGCTTCGATGGCGCAGGCGAGTGCATTGGGCGCGGCGTTGGCAATTCATCAAAATTGGAATCCGAAACCAATTCAGAACGATTTAATTGACTTGAAATTCTATAAACATTAG
- a CDS encoding TIM barrel protein, translated as MLIGSNHIESHNEDLIKKHESKLVFTASEINNTEAIIQKLIDFQIAIPSWALGTGGTRFGRFAGGGEPRSIEEKIEDVGLLHKLNNASGAISLHIPWDIPSNYGAIKTLAGQHGLKFDAMNSNTFQDQASAEHTYKYGSLQNVNKAVRKQAIAHNIEVIKHGIELGSESLTVWLADGSNFPGQLNFRKAYQNTLESLEEIYDALPSNWKLFLEYKCAEPNFYSTTVADWGQSYSYVQKLGDKAKTLVDLGHHLPNANIEQIVSILLMDNKLGGFHFNDSKYGDDDLTAGALKPYQLFLIFNELVEGMDARGMNHAKDLGWMIDASHNIKDPLEDLLQSVEAIMIAYAQALSVDRKALEQAQEENDVVKAQEILQNAFRTDVRALVAEARLRSGAALNPVALYRSLQVRQNLIEERGLKTMATGL; from the coding sequence ATGTTAATCGGATCAAACCACATCGAATCTCATAACGAAGATTTAATTAAAAAACACGAAAGTAAGCTTGTTTTTACAGCTTCAGAAATAAATAATACAGAAGCGATAATTCAAAAATTAATCGATTTTCAAATTGCAATTCCATCTTGGGCTTTAGGAACTGGAGGAACAAGATTCGGACGTTTCGCTGGAGGAGGAGAACCTCGTTCTATTGAAGAAAAAATCGAAGATGTTGGTTTGCTTCACAAATTAAACAATGCTTCTGGCGCGATTTCACTTCATATTCCTTGGGATATTCCAAGCAATTATGGAGCAATCAAAACATTGGCGGGGCAGCACGGATTGAAGTTCGATGCTATGAACTCAAATACTTTTCAAGATCAGGCAAGCGCGGAGCATACTTACAAATACGGTTCTTTGCAAAACGTAAATAAAGCCGTTCGTAAACAAGCAATCGCTCATAACATAGAAGTTATTAAACACGGAATCGAATTAGGATCTGAATCTTTAACAGTTTGGTTGGCAGATGGTTCTAATTTTCCTGGACAATTAAACTTCAGAAAAGCATACCAAAATACATTAGAAAGTTTAGAAGAAATCTATGATGCATTGCCTTCAAACTGGAAATTATTTTTAGAATACAAATGTGCTGAACCTAATTTTTATTCTACTACAGTTGCAGATTGGGGACAATCGTATTCTTATGTTCAAAAATTAGGAGACAAAGCAAAAACACTTGTTGATTTAGGGCATCATTTGCCGAACGCAAACATCGAACAAATTGTTTCTATTTTATTAATGGACAATAAATTAGGAGGTTTCCATTTTAACGATTCAAAATACGGAGACGACGATTTAACTGCTGGAGCATTAAAACCATATCAATTATTCTTGATTTTTAATGAATTAGTAGAAGGAATGGATGCAAGAGGAATGAATCATGCCAAAGATTTAGGTTGGATGATTGATGCTTCTCACAACATTAAAGATCCTTTAGAAGATTTATTGCAATCTGTTGAAGCGATTATGATTGCGTACGCTCAGGCACTTTCTGTTGACAGAAAAGCATTAGAACAAGCTCAAGAAGAAAATGATGTGGTAAAAGCACAGGAAATTCTTCAAAATGCATTCCGTACAGATGTTCGCGCGTTAGTTGCAGAAGCTCGTTTACGTTCTGGAGCAGCTTTAAACCCTGTAGCATTATATCGTTCGCTTCAAGTAAGACAAAATCTTATCGAAGAAAGAGGTTTAAAAACAATGGCAACTGGATTATAA
- a CDS encoding bifunctional aldolase/short-chain dehydrogenase, with translation MSDTKTINTNFKHVSYLWDDAKAAELAGDEVALFIYRSNLLGADLRLTNYGGGNTSVKITDKDPLTGESSEVMWIKGSGGDIGTLTKSGCAALYLDRLRNLENVYRGIEFEDEMVELFNHCIFDLASKAPSIDTPLHGFLPFKHIDHLHPDAAIAIAAAKDGKKITEELFNGEIGWVGWQRPGFDLGLQLRACLEEAAQNGKQLRGIMLGSHGLFTWGDTAFESYINTLEVIEKCATYLEDNYGKKRPVFGGKKIDSLPEADRKLKATKVAPILRGFCSSERQMIGHYTDDARVLEFINSNDLAKLAPLGTSCPDHFLRTKISPLVLELDPNEDLSDIDSIKAKLTPAFEAYRAMYKDYYNACKKSNSPAMRDPNPVVILYPGVGMFTFAKDKTMARLASEYYINAVNVMKGAEAVSEYTSLPHQEAFDIEYWLLEEAKLQRMPKPKALSGRVALITGSAGGIGKAIAKKFAQEGACVVINDINEERLEGATAEFTKAFGKDAVSSTLLNVTDEVSTEKALDEASLAFGGVDIVVNNAGISISKSIAEHTLEEWDRLYDILVKGQFIVSKAGIEVMRKQGFGGDIVNIVSKNAVVAGPNNPGYGSAKAAQAHLTRLMAAELGADKIRVNTVNPDAVISDSNIWSGGWAEGRAKAYGVTVEELPAYYAKRTLLNEIILPDDIANACYAFVGGLLGKSTGNALNVDGGVAMGFYR, from the coding sequence ATGTCGGATACAAAAACAATTAATACAAATTTTAAGCATGTAAGCTACCTTTGGGATGATGCTAAAGCCGCAGAATTGGCGGGTGATGAAGTAGCGCTTTTTATTTATCGTTCTAATTTATTAGGAGCAGATTTAAGATTGACTAATTATGGAGGAGGAAATACTTCTGTAAAAATCACAGATAAAGATCCGTTAACTGGAGAATCTTCAGAAGTAATGTGGATTAAAGGTTCTGGTGGAGATATTGGAACATTGACAAAATCTGGCTGTGCAGCTTTGTATTTGGACAGACTTCGTAATCTTGAAAACGTTTACAGAGGAATTGAGTTTGAAGACGAAATGGTAGAATTATTCAACCACTGTATTTTCGATTTGGCTTCAAAAGCGCCTTCTATTGATACGCCTTTACACGGATTTCTTCCTTTCAAACATATCGATCACTTGCATCCAGATGCGGCAATTGCTATCGCTGCAGCGAAAGATGGAAAGAAAATCACAGAAGAATTATTCAACGGAGAAATCGGTTGGGTAGGTTGGCAACGTCCAGGATTTGATCTTGGTCTTCAATTAAGAGCTTGTTTAGAAGAAGCGGCTCAAAACGGTAAACAACTACGCGGAATCATGTTAGGTTCTCACGGTTTATTCACTTGGGGAGATACTGCGTTTGAAAGTTATATTAATACGCTGGAAGTAATCGAGAAATGTGCGACTTACTTAGAAGATAATTACGGAAAAAAACGTCCAGTTTTTGGAGGAAAGAAAATTGATAGTCTTCCAGAAGCAGATCGTAAATTGAAAGCAACAAAAGTAGCGCCGATTTTGAGAGGTTTCTGTTCATCAGAACGTCAAATGATTGGTCATTATACAGACGATGCAAGAGTTTTGGAATTCATTAATTCTAATGATTTAGCGAAATTAGCTCCATTAGGAACTTCTTGTCCAGATCACTTTTTAAGAACTAAAATCAGTCCTTTAGTTTTAGAATTAGATCCAAACGAAGATTTATCAGATATTGATTCGATAAAAGCAAAATTAACTCCTGCTTTCGAAGCTTACCGTGCAATGTATAAAGACTATTACAATGCATGTAAAAAATCAAATTCACCAGCAATGCGTGACCCAAATCCAGTTGTGATTTTATATCCTGGAGTTGGAATGTTCACTTTTGCTAAAGATAAAACAATGGCACGTTTAGCATCTGAATATTATATCAATGCTGTAAATGTAATGAAAGGTGCTGAAGCAGTTTCAGAGTACACTTCTTTGCCTCACCAAGAAGCTTTTGACATTGAATATTGGTTGTTGGAAGAAGCTAAATTACAGCGTATGCCAAAACCAAAAGCATTATCTGGAAGAGTTGCTTTAATTACTGGTTCTGCGGGCGGAATTGGTAAAGCTATCGCTAAGAAATTTGCTCAAGAAGGTGCTTGTGTTGTTATTAATGATATTAACGAAGAGCGTTTAGAAGGTGCAACTGCTGAATTTACAAAAGCATTTGGTAAAGATGCCGTTTCTAGCACTTTATTGAATGTTACTGACGAGGTAAGTACAGAAAAAGCATTAGACGAAGCTTCTTTAGCTTTTGGAGGTGTTGACATTGTGGTAAATAATGCTGGAATCAGTATTTCAAAATCTATCGCAGAACACACTTTAGAAGAGTGGGATAGATTGTACGATATCTTGGTAAAAGGACAATTTATTGTTTCTAAAGCCGGAATCGAAGTAATGCGCAAACAAGGTTTTGGAGGAGATATAGTAAATATCGTTTCTAAAAATGCTGTTGTTGCTGGTCCAAATAACCCTGGTTATGGTTCGGCTAAAGCGGCTCAAGCGCACTTAACACGTTTAATGGCTGCAGAACTTGGAGCAGATAAAATTCGTGTAAACACAGTAAATCCTGATGCAGTAATTTCAGACTCAAACATTTGGTCTGGAGGTTGGGCAGAAGGTCGTGCAAAAGCATACGGAGTTACGGTTGAAGAACTTCCGGCTTACTATGCAAAACGTACGTTGTTAAATGAAATCATATTGCCTGATGATATTGCTAATGCTTGTTATGCTTTTGTTGGAGGTTTACTTGGTAAATCTACAGGAAACGCATTAAACGTAGACGGTGGCGTAGCAATGGGCTTTTATAGATAA
- the rhaT gene encoding L-rhamnose/proton symporter RhaT, which yields MESLLGIIFHSIGGFSSGSFYMPFKKVKDWAWESYWLVGGFFSWLIVPPVAAYLTIPHFGEIIAAASPSIKTFTYSMGLIWGVGGLTYGLGVRYLGMSLGNSITLGFCSAFGALVPSIYYDFVPTEGKISFSHMLTNTGGQIVLLGVVVYLLGIAISGKAGMLKEKDFATGHEDKDKDFNLVKGLIVAVISGILSSFFNYGIEAGKPMAEQAVINGANPLFQNNVTYVVLLWGGLTTNFIWCLYLNFKNKTIKNYTDKSTPITKNVLFSALAGTMWFLQFFFYGMGESKLGNGASSWILHMATIILTANFWGFYLKEWKGVSKKTLRTFFWGIGLIMLAIVLVGIGNSL from the coding sequence ATGGAATCATTATTAGGAATCATTTTTCATTCTATCGGAGGATTTTCTTCAGGTAGTTTTTATATGCCTTTTAAAAAAGTAAAAGATTGGGCTTGGGAAAGCTATTGGCTAGTAGGAGGATTTTTCTCTTGGCTTATTGTTCCTCCGGTTGCAGCTTACTTAACGATTCCGCATTTTGGTGAAATAATTGCAGCGGCTTCTCCATCAATAAAAACCTTTACTTACTCGATGGGATTAATTTGGGGAGTTGGTGGTTTAACTTATGGTTTAGGCGTTCGTTATCTGGGAATGTCTCTAGGAAATTCAATTACATTGGGATTCTGCTCTGCATTTGGAGCTTTAGTTCCTTCAATATATTATGATTTTGTTCCAACAGAAGGTAAAATTTCATTTTCTCACATGCTTACTAATACGGGCGGTCAGATTGTTTTGTTGGGAGTTGTGGTCTATCTTTTAGGAATTGCCATTTCTGGAAAAGCTGGTATGCTGAAAGAGAAAGATTTTGCGACAGGTCATGAAGATAAAGACAAAGATTTCAATTTAGTAAAAGGTCTAATTGTAGCTGTAATCTCTGGAATTTTAAGTTCCTTTTTTAATTACGGAATTGAAGCAGGGAAACCAATGGCAGAACAAGCTGTAATAAATGGAGCTAATCCGTTATTTCAAAACAATGTAACTTATGTTGTGTTGCTTTGGGGAGGATTAACTACCAACTTTATTTGGTGTCTTTATTTGAATTTTAAAAATAAAACAATCAAAAATTATACAGATAAATCTACTCCGATAACAAAAAATGTTTTGTTTTCTGCACTTGCCGGAACCATGTGGTTTCTACAGTTTTTCTTTTACGGAATGGGAGAGAGCAAATTAGGAAATGGAGCTAGTTCGTGGATTTTGCACATGGCAACCATTATTTTAACAGCAAACTTTTGGGGATTTTATTTGAAAGAATGGAAGGGAGTTTCTAAAAAAACATTAAGAACTTTTTTCTGGGGAATCGGGCTTATTATGCTGGCGATCGTTTTGGTAGGAATTGGTAACTCATTATAA
- a CDS encoding GntR family transcriptional regulator translates to MIKLIKIDEDSRVPKYKQIVDSILQNIANGNLKINQKIPSINSFSEEFYMSRDTVEKAYNILKERKIISSIRGKGYYITRTKLESKVNILFLTNKLSSYKMKTYSSFIDTLGANAHVDLQIYHCDETLFLNILDKFEGAYDYYVITTHFKTDELKHLSFTDEVVNAIKNIPQEKLVVLDNIKLGTGDEVIKIYQDFENDIYNALKEGLSKISKYKRLILVYPDKAVYPYPRRILHGFRKFCVEHEINFEILSEVYDDMILKKGDLFITIEESDLVNLVKQIRDEEYVLGKEIGVISYNDTPLKELLGITVMSTDFNIMGETAARMILNKEKGQVKVPFNFIDRNSI, encoded by the coding sequence ATGATCAAACTTATTAAAATAGACGAAGATTCGAGAGTTCCTAAGTACAAACAAATTGTCGACTCTATTCTTCAGAACATCGCCAACGGGAATTTGAAAATCAATCAAAAAATTCCTTCTATAAATAGTTTTAGTGAAGAATTTTATATGTCTCGCGATACGGTCGAAAAGGCATATAATATTTTAAAGGAAAGAAAAATCATTTCTTCTATTAGAGGAAAAGGTTATTATATAACCAGAACAAAGTTAGAATCTAAAGTCAATATTTTGTTTTTAACGAATAAACTGAGCTCGTATAAAATGAAAACATACAGCTCTTTTATTGATACTTTAGGCGCAAATGCACATGTTGATCTTCAAATCTATCACTGCGACGAAACTTTGTTTTTGAATATTTTAGACAAATTTGAAGGTGCATATGATTATTACGTAATTACAACGCATTTTAAAACAGACGAATTAAAACATTTAAGCTTTACCGACGAAGTTGTAAATGCGATTAAAAATATTCCACAAGAAAAATTAGTTGTTTTAGACAATATTAAATTAGGAACTGGTGATGAAGTAATTAAAATTTATCAGGATTTTGAAAATGATATTTATAATGCTTTAAAAGAAGGTCTTTCTAAAATATCAAAATACAAACGTTTAATTTTAGTTTATCCAGATAAAGCGGTTTACCCATATCCGAGAAGAATTTTACACGGATTCAGAAAATTCTGCGTAGAACACGAAATTAACTTTGAAATTTTAAGTGAAGTTTATGATGATATGATTCTTAAAAAAGGTGATTTATTTATTACAATCGAAGAATCTGATCTGGTTAATTTAGTGAAACAGATTCGTGATGAAGAATATGTTTTAGGAAAAGAGATTGGCGTTATATCTTATAATGATACGCCGCTAAAAGAATTATTAGGTATTACAGTAATGTCTACCGATTTTAATATTATGGGAGAAACAGCTGCCAGAATGATCTTAAATAAAGAAAAAGGTCAGGTAAAAGTTCCTTTTAATTTTATTGATAGAAATTCTATTTAA
- a CDS encoding histone H1 produces MKDLLVKINAEIETFKAEAESLTEKGIKAAGPRARKATLEIEKLLKEFRKVSIEESKK; encoded by the coding sequence ATGAAAGATTTATTAGTAAAAATCAACGCCGAAATTGAAACATTTAAAGCAGAAGCTGAATCTTTAACTGAAAAAGGAATTAAAGCTGCAGGTCCAAGAGCACGTAAAGCTACTTTAGAAATTGAAAAACTTTTAAAAGAGTTCAGAAAAGTTTCTATCGAAGAATCAAAAAAATAA